The DNA segment GGGTCGTCGAGGGTCCAGTCGAGGTACCGCTTGCCGGGGAAGACCGGACAGGCGTCGCCGCAGCCCATGCTGATCACGATGTCCGAGGCGCGTACGGCGTCGGTGGTCAGGATCTTCGGGGTCCGGGCGGAGAGGTCGATGCCGGCCTCGGCCATCGCCGCGACCACGGCGGGATTGACCGCGTCGGCGGGGGCGGAACCGGCGGACCTCACCTCGACGCGGTTCCCCGCGAGTTGAGCGAGGAAGGCGGCCGCCATCTGCGAGCGTCCGGCGTTGTGGACGCACACGAACAGGACGGAGGGCTTGGTCTCAGGCACGGGCGGTGTCCCTGGGGGTGACGGCGGCGGGGGGCGTTGGGAAGCGGTGCCGGGCGGCGAGGGCGACGTGGACCAGGCCGATGAGGACGGGGACCTCGATGAGCGGGCCGACCACGCCGGCGAGAGCCTGACCGCTGGTGGCGCCGAAGGTGGCGACGGCGACGGCGATGGCCAGCTCGAAGTTGTTTCCCGCTGCCGTGAAAGCGAGCGTGGTGGCTTTGGCGTGGTTCAGGCCGACAACTCGTCCCAGCACCATCGATCCGGCCCACATCAGCGCGAAGTAGACCAGCAGCGGGAGCGCGATCCGGGCGACGTCGAGGGGCCGGGAGGTGATGGCGTCGCCCTGGAGGGCGAACAGCACGACGACGGTGAACAGCAGCCCGTACAGGGCGTACGGTCCGATCCGGGGGAGGAACCGGGCCTCGTACCAGGCGCGGCCCCTGGCCCTCTCGCCCAAGCGGCGGGTGAGGAACCCGGCGAGCAGCGGGATGCCGAGGAAGACGAGCACCGAGCGGGCGATCGCCCACCCCGACACGTCCAGTGCGGTCTGCTCCAGGCCGAGCAGGCCGGGCAGGACGGTGAGGTAGAACCAGCCCAGCACGCCGAAGGCGATGACCTGGAACACCGAGTTGAGCGCGACGAGGACGGCGGCCGCCTCGCGGTCGCCGCAGGCCAGGTCGTTCCAGATGATGACCATGGCGATGCAGCGCGCCAGCCCGACGATGATCAGCCCGGTGCGGTACTCCGGCAGGCCGGGCAGGAACAGCCAGGCCAGCGCGAACATCAGGGCTGGTCCCACGAGCCAGTTGAGGACCAGGGAGGGCACGAGCAGGCGCGGGTCGCGGGTGACGGCGTCCAGCCGGTCGTAGCGGACCTTGGCCAGGACCGGGTACATCATCACCAGCAGGCCGAGCGCGATGGGCAGCGAGACCCCGCTGACGGTGACCCTCGCCAGGCCGTCGCCGAGGCCCGGCAGGAGACGGCCGAGTCCGAGACCGAAGGCCATCGCGGCGAGGATCCACACGGCGAGGTAGCGGTCAAGGAAGGACAACCGCCCCGCAGGCGCCTCAAGTCGAGGCTGCCGCACGCTCACGATGCGGCTCCGGCGGGGCGGGTGAGGATCGCCGCGAGACGGTCGGTCGTCTCCGGCAGCAGGCGGTAGTACACCCAGGTCCCGCGCCGCTCGGAGTCGATGAGTCCGGCCTGCTTGAGCAGCTTGAGGTGATGGGAGATCGTCGGCTGCGACAGGTCGAACGCCGGGGTCAGGTCGCAGACGCACACCTCGCCGCCCGCCCCGGAGGCGATCATCGACAGCAGCCTCAGGCGCACCGGGTCGCCCAGCGCCTTGAACACCTTGGCCAGGGAGTCGGCCTGCTCCTCGTCCAGCGGCGTGGACAGCAGACCGGGGCCGCAGTCCCCGGCGCCCCGGCCCAGCGCCACGACTTCTTGTTTCGACATTCCTCTATGTTGACGTTTTTCGATCCAGGGCGCAAGGTTGCATCGACCGAGATCGATACAGCCTGACAGGGAGACCGGTATGTCCCGTGTTCAGCTTGCCCTCAACGTCGCCGACCTGGAAGCCTCGGTGACCTTCTACTCCAAGCTCTTCGGCGCGGAGCCGGCCAAGCGCCGCCCCGGCTACGCCAACTTCGCCCTCACCGAGCCCCCGCTCAAGCTCGTCCTCATCGAAGGCGACCCCGGCCAGGACACCCGCCTCGACCACCTCGGCGTCGAAGTCCCCTCCACCGCCGAGGTCGACGCCGCGACCACCCGCCTCAAGGACGCCGGACTCGCCGCCTTCGAGGAGAGCGACACCTCCTGCTGCTACGCCCTCCAGGACAAGGTCTGGGTCCACGGACCCGGCAAGGAGCCCTGGGAGGTCTACGTCGTCAAGGCCGACACCGACCGACTGACGAAGGACGCCGACACGACAGCCGAGGCGTGCTGCGACAACACCTGGGACCGGAGCCGGCGCCCGGCGGTGACGTCGTGAGCCGCGATCAGCGGTTGACGGCGCGCATTCCCGCCTCGTCGTACCGTTCGCCCGAGACCTCGGGCAACTCCGCGTCGATGGCGGAGAGTTCCTCGGGGGTGAGGACGATGTCGACGGCGGCGGCGTTCTGTTCGAGGTAGGAGCGGCGCTTGGTGCCGGGGATCGGGACGATGTGGTCGCCCTGGGCGAGGACCCAGGCGAGGGCGAGCTGGGCCGGGGTGACGCCCTTCTTCTCGGCGATCTCCTTGACCTTGGCCGCGAGGCGCAGGTTGGCCTGGAGGTGCTCGTCGGTGAAGCGGGGGCTGTTGCGGCGGTAGTCGTCCTTGTCCAGCTCCTCGGGGGAGGAGAAGCGGCCCGCGAGGAAGCCCCGGCCGAGCGGGGAGTAGGCGACGAAGCCGATGCCCAGCTCGCGGCAGGTCGGCAGCACCTCCGCCTCCACGTCCCGCGACCACAGCGAGTACTCGCTCTGCACGGCCGTGATCGGGTGGACCGCGTTGCCCCGGCGCAGCGTCTCCGCGCCCGCCTCGCTCAGTCCGATGTGCCCGATCTTGCCCTCGGCGACCAGCTCGGCCAGCGCGCCCACCGTCTCCTCGATCGGTACGTTCGGGTCGACCCGGTGCTGGTAGTACAGGTCGATGTGGTCGGTGCCGAGCCGCTGGAGCGAGCCCTCCACCGAGGCCCGGACATGCTCGGCCGAGCCGTCCTGGCGGCCCACGGTGGACATGTCGCCCGGTACCGCGTCGTCCATCCGGAAGTTGAACTTGGTGGCCAGCACGTACTGGTCACGGTGGCCCCGGATCGCCTCGCCGACCAGGGACTCGTTGGTCAGCGGCCCGTACATCTGGGCCGTGTCCAGGAAGTCGATGCCCAGCTCGCGGGCGCGCCGGATGGTCTCCACGCCCTCGTCCTGGTCGGCCGTTCCATAGAAGGCCGACATTCCCATACAACCCAGACCTATTGCGGAAACTTGCAGGTCACGCAGGCTGCGCTGTTGCATGTGTGTTCCAGCCTTTCGCACGCGCTCGATCGTCACGCCGGACGATTTCGGGCCCCTACATCCATCTAGCGACGGATCTGGCCGCCCGGCATCCCGTGGGGGACGCCGGGCACCGGAGCGACTGCGACGCTACGAGCTGAAGCGCGCTCGAAGTCAAGTCACCCGTTCAGGCGGACGGGCAGCTCGAACAGGTCGTTCTGGGTGACGACGGGCTTGTGGCGCAGCTCGGCCGCCGGGACCGCGAGGTCCAGCTGCGGGAAACGGGCGTACAGCGCGGGCAGCGCCACACCCGCCTCCAGCCGGGACAGCGCGGCGCCGGGGCAGACGTGCGGGCCGTGGCCGAAGGAGATGTGCCGGTTCCCGCTCTCCCGCGTGATGTCGAACTCCCCGGCGCTCGGCCCGTGCGCCTCCTCGTCGCGGCCGAGCGCGCCGTACGACACGATCAGCGCGTCCCCGGCCGGTATCACGCGGTCGCCGACCGGCACGTCCTCGGTGGCGAACCGGATCAGCACGTGCGAGGTCGGGGTGGACCAGCGCAGCGTCTCCTCGACCACCGCCGACCAGTCCGCCTGCCCGGACAGCACCAGCTCCCGCTGACCGGGGTGGGTGGAGAGGTTGACGACCGCGTTGACGATCAGCGAGATCGTCGTCTCGTGCCCGGCGGCGATCATCAGCTGGAGGGTGGCGACGATCTCCTCGTCCGTGAGGTGGTCGCCGTCCGCCGAGGCGAGGATCAGCGCGCTGGTGAGGTCGTCGCCCGGCTCGGCACGCTTCGCCGCGACGGTCGCCGCCATCATCCCGGCCAGCTCGGTCAGGGTGGCTATGACCTCGGCGGGCGGGGTCTGGGTGGAGAAGAACTTCTCGAACAGCACCTTCAGCCGGGGCAGCAGCGCCTCGTCGATGCCCATCAGCTCGGCCACCACGTACATCGGCAGCGGGTAGGCGAAGGCCGCCTTCAGGTCGACCACCCCGGCGTCGGCGGGCAGCGCGTCCAGCAGGTCCTGGGTGAGCTTGCCGATCCGCTCCCGCATCAGCTCCACCCGGCGCGGGGTGAGCGCCTGCGCCACCAGTGTGCGCATCCGGCGGTGGTCCGCGCCGTCCACGGTCAGCATCGAACGGCCCGGGTTGGCCAGCCCGATCAGCGGCCAGTCCGCCGGTATCTCGCCGCGCCGCCAGGCGCCCCACACATTGATGTCCTTCACCAGGCGCGGGTCGGTCAGCAGCGCCTTGGCCTCGGCGTGCCGGGTGACGGCCCACACCGGCACCCCGCCGGGCAGCTCCACGGCCGCCAGCGGTCCGGCCGCGCGCAGGGCCGCGCTCTCGCCGTCCAGGTCGGTGACGAAGGGGTCGAGCGCGATACGGGAAATCCCGGTACCGGTGGTCATCGTGACGTGCCTCCCAGGGCAGGGGTCGAAGTGAACCGCACGGGCAGCTCGGTCAGCCCGCGCAGCCAGGGCGAGGGCCGGCGGGTGAGGGACCCGGCGGACACCGCCAGGTCGATGTCCGGCAGCCGGTCGAGGACGACCTCGATGCCGGTGCGCGCGATGACCTCGGCGATCTCCTGCGCCGGGAAGGGGCAGCGGTGCTCGCCGTGCCCGAAGGAGAAGTGCGCGTTGTTGCCGCCGGTCAGCGCGGAGGCGTCAGTACGCACCTGGGGGTCGGAGTTGGCGCCCTGGAGGCCGAGCAGCAGCAGGTCACCGGCGCGGACCCGGCGCCCGCCGAGGTGGGTGTCGCGCGCGGCCCAGCGGCCCGCCACGTTCTGCGTGGGCGTGTCCTCCCACAGCACCTCGTTCATCGCCTCCGCGACGCTGTTGCGGCCGCCGAACAGGGAGGCCGCGAACCGGTCGTCGGTCAGCATCAGCCGCAGCGAGTTGCCGATCCAGTCGGCGGTCGGCTGGTGGCCGGCCGCCATCATCACCATCAGGTCCTGGACGATCTCCTCGGCCGTGAACCCGCTGTCGTCCGCCAGCATCCGGGAGACCACGTCGTCGGCGGGCTTCTCGGCGCGGTCGGCGACCAGGCGGGCCATGGAGGAGGCGAGGTGGGACTGCCCGGCCAGTGCCCGCTCCCGGCCGTCGATCATGTCGTTGAGCGCGGTGACCAGCCCCGGCCCCTCGTCGTCCGGGAAGCCGTAGAGGTGCGCGAGGACCCGTACCGGCAGCAGGGACGAGTACTGGGCGACCAGATCGGCCTCGCCGGAGAGACAGACGGTGTCGATCAGCTCGTCCGCGAACCGCTCGGCCTGGCGCCGGAGTTCGAAGGGGTCGACCGACTCCAGCGCGTTGCTGATCATCGCCGCGCGCTGCCGGTGCCGTTCGCCGACCGTGTAGAGGACGGAGGGCTGGCGGTGCCCGATCATCGGCAGCAGCGGCCAGTCGGCCGGGATGTTCTCCCACTGGTTCCACAGCTCGGAGTCCCGGCTGAACAGCGCCGGATCACCGGTGACCTGATGCAGCTCGCGGTAGCCCAGCACCAGCCAGGCCGGGATGCCGCCGTCCAGCTCCACCGGGACGACGGAACCGTGGTCGCGCCGCATCTCCCGGTACAGGCAGGCGGGTTCGGTCTGGAAGCGGGGTCCGCCGAGCGGAACGGCCTCGGACATCACACCAGTTCCCCTCTGACCCCGGCGGCCGTGGCGTACCGGGACTGCACATGACGGACCAGGGTGATCAGGACCTCCTTGGCCGACTCGCGGGACCGCGCGTCGCAGTCGACGAGCGGCACGTCCGGGTCGAGGTCGAGCGCCTCGCGCACGTCCGCGCCCGCGCGCACCGGGCCGCCGAAGTCGTTGCAGGCCACGATGAACGGCGTGCCGTGGTGCTCCAGGCGGTCGATGGCGTACCAGGAGTCGTCGATGCGCCGGGTGTCGACCAGGACGACCGCGCCGAGCGTGCCGGAGAACAGCCGGTCCCACAGGAACCAGAACCGCTCCTGGCCGGGCGCGCCGAACAGGTACAGCACGTTGTGCGCGTCCAGCGTGATGCGGCCGAAGTCGAACGCTACGGTGGTGGCCGTCTTGCCGCCCACCTGCGCGATGTCGTCCACCGACTCGCCCGCCTGCGTCATCGTCTCCTCGGTGTTGAGGGGACGGATCTCGCTGACCGAGCGGACCAGCGTGGTCTTGCCGACGCCGAAGCCGCCCACGACGACGATCTTCAGACCGTTGTCGGCGGAGGCACCCAACGGGGTGCGCGCGTCAGAGATTGCGGAGTCCAACGAGCACCTGCTCCAGGATGTCGGGGTCGGTGATGGCGGGGCGGCGCGGATGACGGGCGCTGACATGTCCGGTGGCGAGCAGGTCGGACAGCAGCACCTTGGTGATGCTGACGGGCAGGCGCAGCTCGGCGGCGATCTCCACCACGGAGGTGGGGAACTCCGTCAGCCGCAGGATGGCCACGTGCTCCGACTGCATGCCGGTGGCCGCCGCCGACTCGGCGACGATCAGCGTGACCAGGTCCAGCGGGCTGCCGGCGCCGGTCCCGATCCGTCCCCGCGTGATGGTGTAGAGACGGTCGGGAGCGTCGTCCCTGCCCGGACGGCTCATGACGAGCGGGGCGGCGCGGTCAGGTGTTCGCCGAGCTGCTCCACCAGTTCGCTCATCGTGTGGCCGACCACGCCCGGATCGGCGTCCTCGCTGGTGACCACGGCCAGATGGGCGCCCTCGCCGGCCTCGACGATGAACAGCACACCGCCGTAGAACTCGGCCATCGCCGAGCGGACGCCGCCGCTGCCGTCGCCGAACTCCATGGACGCCCCGTGCGACAGCGACTGGATGCCGGCGGCGATGGCGGCGAGCTGGTCCGCCTGGTCGACGGACAACTCCGGGGTGCGGCACAGCTTGAGGCCGTCGCGGGAGAGGACGAGCGCGTGCCGGGCGCCCGGAGTCTTCTCCAGCAGGCCCTCGAGGAGCCAGGTGAGCGTGTCGTCCGCGGTGGTCGGGCCGGTCATGAAGTGGTGTCGCCTTCCAGGTGCGTGTGCGGTTCGTTGCGGGGATGGGAGACAGCGGGGGTGTCGGCCGGGCCGCCGTCGCGCGGTTCCCCGGCCCGGGTGTGCGGTGCGTCGCCCTCGGGGGTCGTGCCGGGGCGTACCGCGTTGCGGAAGCTGCTGAAGCGGGCCGCGCGGACCCTGGCCTCGTCGGCGCCGGGTGCGGGCCGTGCGGTGTCGTCGCGCGAGCCCGACCGGGACCGCTCGGCCTCGGCCAGCGTGCGGCCGCGACGCCGCTTGGGCAGGCCGCCCACCTCCTCGGCGGGCGGCGCGGGGACCTCGCGCACCGGGGCGGCCGGGCGCTCGGGTTCCGGCGCGGGGGCGGGGGCGGGCGGGGCGGTGGGCGCCGGGCTGGTGAGGATCTCCTGCGGTACGAGCATCAGCACACCGGTGCCGCCGCGCGCCGAGGGCCGGAACGACACCTTCAGCCCGTACTTGCGGGCCAGCCGGCCGACCACCGTGAGCCCGAGCCGGGTGCCGGTCAGGCCGCCCAGTCCGGAGACGTCACCGGTCACCGCCTTCTCGGCGCGCCGCAGCTGGACGTCACCCATCACCAGGCCGCTGTCCTCCACGGAGACGATGACCCCGGCCGGGACCTCCTCCACGTAGACGTGGACCTCGGCGGTGGGCGGGGAGAAGTTCGTGGCGTTGTCGAGGAGTTCGGCGAGCGCGTGCATCACGCCCTCGGCGGCATGCCCGGCGACGGCGACCTCGCTGACGGAGTGCACCCGCACCCGGCGGTAGCCGCCGATCCGGCCCATGGCCCCGCGCAGGATGGACTCCATGGCGATCGGCCGCGCCCAGCGCCGCCCCGAACGCGCCCCGGTCAGCACGGCGATGGAGTCCGCCAGCCGGCCCGCCTGCGCGGTGCGGTGGTCCAGGTGCAGCAGGTCGGTGAGCACGTCCTCGTCGCTGTGCCGCTCCTCCATCGCGCGCAGGTCGGCCAGGGTGGCCGTGGCCAGCGCCTGCATCCGGCCCGCGGTGTTGGAGGTGGCCGACACGGCCGCCGCCCGATCGCGCCGGGCCTTCTCCAATTCGCCGGAGAGCCGCAGCACTTCACGGCGCAGCCGGTCCGCCTCGCGGGCGCCGTCCTTCTCGGTCCTGGCCTGCTCGGTGCTGAACTCGGCGCGCTGAGCGGCCAGTTCGTCGATGAGCCGCTGCTGGTCCCGGCGCGTCTCCTCGGCCGCCGAGGTCCGCTGCCGCTCCAGCCGCTCCACCTCGGCCAGCGCGCTCGCGAGGCGCCGCCGGGCCCGGCGGGCGGTGCCCCGGGCGTGGGCGGCCACGGTCACCGCGACACAGAGCGCGACGGCCGCCGAACTCCCGGCCCACAGCAGCGCGTCGTGCGCCGCGTGCGGGGCCACCGCCACGGCCGCGCCGAGCGCGAGCGCCGACAGGACGGCGGTCGCGGCCAGGGCGAGGGCGGGCGTACGGAGGGCTGGGCGGTCGCCGGGAGGCGTGGGCGCGGTCATCGGTCCGGTCTGGTCCTCGCGGAAATCGGGGGTGGTCGGGAGACGAGAAACGACAAGAAACAGCGTCTTGGGTGAACCGGCGGTCACTATACGAGAGTTGATGATCAAAATGGAAAGAAAGCAGCGGCCTTCCATGAAGTGGACGTCCAAATGGTGGCGTTGGCCGTGAACCGGGCGCCGACGGCGTATCCACCGAAGCCGTAGATCTTGACTCCCGGCCCCCGGCCCGCTGGACTGTGACCGCATGCCCCGGCGGGGTGACGGCGGAGGGGGAGCGGCACGTGGCGGGGGAAGCGGGGGCATGGAGCCTCCTCGTGCGTGCGGCCCGGTTCACCGGCCGCACCCTGCGCGGCGAATGGCACGCCGTCGTGGTCGACCCCGTACGCAGTCTCGCCCACCGGGGACTGTCCGGGCTGCTCCTCGCCTTCGTGGCCGCCTTCGGCGTCATCTTCTTCCACGACCTGGCCCAGCACCCCGCCGGCGCCGCCTGGGTCCGCCGCCTCGGCGGCG comes from the Streptomyces seoulensis genome and includes:
- a CDS encoding aldo/keto reductase, giving the protein MQQRSLRDLQVSAIGLGCMGMSAFYGTADQDEGVETIRRARELGIDFLDTAQMYGPLTNESLVGEAIRGHRDQYVLATKFNFRMDDAVPGDMSTVGRQDGSAEHVRASVEGSLQRLGTDHIDLYYQHRVDPNVPIEETVGALAELVAEGKIGHIGLSEAGAETLRRGNAVHPITAVQSEYSLWSRDVEAEVLPTCRELGIGFVAYSPLGRGFLAGRFSSPEELDKDDYRRNSPRFTDEHLQANLRLAAKVKEIAEKKGVTPAQLALAWVLAQGDHIVPIPGTKRRSYLEQNAAAVDIVLTPEELSAIDAELPEVSGERYDEAGMRAVNR
- a CDS encoding cytochrome P450 family protein, yielding MTTGTGISRIALDPFVTDLDGESAALRAAGPLAAVELPGGVPVWAVTRHAEAKALLTDPRLVKDINVWGAWRRGEIPADWPLIGLANPGRSMLTVDGADHRRMRTLVAQALTPRRVELMRERIGKLTQDLLDALPADAGVVDLKAAFAYPLPMYVVAELMGIDEALLPRLKVLFEKFFSTQTPPAEVIATLTELAGMMAATVAAKRAEPGDDLTSALILASADGDHLTDEEIVATLQLMIAAGHETTISLIVNAVVNLSTHPGQRELVLSGQADWSAVVEETLRWSTPTSHVLIRFATEDVPVGDRVIPAGDALIVSYGALGRDEEAHGPSAGEFDITRESGNRHISFGHGPHVCPGAALSRLEAGVALPALYARFPQLDLAVPAAELRHKPVVTQNDLFELPVRLNG
- a CDS encoding ArsI/CadI family heavy metal resistance metalloenzyme, which encodes MSRVQLALNVADLEASVTFYSKLFGAEPAKRRPGYANFALTEPPLKLVLIEGDPGQDTRLDHLGVEVPSTAEVDAATTRLKDAGLAAFEESDTSCCYALQDKVWVHGPGKEPWEVYVVKADTDRLTKDADTTAEACCDNTWDRSRRPAVTS
- the arsB gene encoding ACR3 family arsenite efflux transporter, producing MAFGLGLGRLLPGLGDGLARVTVSGVSLPIALGLLVMMYPVLAKVRYDRLDAVTRDPRLLVPSLVLNWLVGPALMFALAWLFLPGLPEYRTGLIIVGLARCIAMVIIWNDLACGDREAAAVLVALNSVFQVIAFGVLGWFYLTVLPGLLGLEQTALDVSGWAIARSVLVFLGIPLLAGFLTRRLGERARGRAWYEARFLPRIGPYALYGLLFTVVVLFALQGDAITSRPLDVARIALPLLVYFALMWAGSMVLGRVVGLNHAKATTLAFTAAGNNFELAIAVAVATFGATSGQALAGVVGPLIEVPVLIGLVHVALAARHRFPTPPAAVTPRDTARA
- a CDS encoding arsenate reductase ArsC, with translation MPETKPSVLFVCVHNAGRSQMAAAFLAQLAGNRVEVRSAGSAPADAVNPAVVAAMAEAGIDLSARTPKILTTDAVRASDIVISMGCGDACPVFPGKRYLDWTLDDPAGQGVAAVRPIRDDIERRVRGLLADLGIRSA
- a CDS encoding GTP-binding protein, with amino-acid sequence MGASADNGLKIVVVGGFGVGKTTLVRSVSEIRPLNTEETMTQAGESVDDIAQVGGKTATTVAFDFGRITLDAHNVLYLFGAPGQERFWFLWDRLFSGTLGAVVLVDTRRIDDSWYAIDRLEHHGTPFIVACNDFGGPVRAGADVREALDLDPDVPLVDCDARSRESAKEVLITLVRHVQSRYATAAGVRGELV
- a CDS encoding ArsR/SmtB family transcription factor → MSKQEVVALGRGAGDCGPGLLSTPLDEEQADSLAKVFKALGDPVRLRLLSMIASGAGGEVCVCDLTPAFDLSQPTISHHLKLLKQAGLIDSERRGTWVYYRLLPETTDRLAAILTRPAGAAS
- a CDS encoding DUF742 domain-containing protein, which encodes MSRPGRDDAPDRLYTITRGRIGTGAGSPLDLVTLIVAESAAATGMQSEHVAILRLTEFPTSVVEIAAELRLPVSITKVLLSDLLATGHVSARHPRRPAITDPDILEQVLVGLRNL
- a CDS encoding cytochrome P450; translation: MSEAVPLGGPRFQTEPACLYREMRRDHGSVVPVELDGGIPAWLVLGYRELHQVTGDPALFSRDSELWNQWENIPADWPLLPMIGHRQPSVLYTVGERHRQRAAMISNALESVDPFELRRQAERFADELIDTVCLSGEADLVAQYSSLLPVRVLAHLYGFPDDEGPGLVTALNDMIDGRERALAGQSHLASSMARLVADRAEKPADDVVSRMLADDSGFTAEEIVQDLMVMMAAGHQPTADWIGNSLRLMLTDDRFAASLFGGRNSVAEAMNEVLWEDTPTQNVAGRWAARDTHLGGRRVRAGDLLLLGLQGANSDPQVRTDASALTGGNNAHFSFGHGEHRCPFPAQEIAEVIARTGIEVVLDRLPDIDLAVSAGSLTRRPSPWLRGLTELPVRFTSTPALGGTSR
- a CDS encoding roadblock/LC7 domain-containing protein — translated: MTGPTTADDTLTWLLEGLLEKTPGARHALVLSRDGLKLCRTPELSVDQADQLAAIAAGIQSLSHGASMEFGDGSGGVRSAMAEFYGGVLFIVEAGEGAHLAVVTSEDADPGVVGHTMSELVEQLGEHLTAPPRSS
- a CDS encoding ATP-binding protein, producing MTAPTPPGDRPALRTPALALAATAVLSALALGAAVAVAPHAAHDALLWAGSSAAVALCVAVTVAAHARGTARRARRRLASALAEVERLERQRTSAAEETRRDQQRLIDELAAQRAEFSTEQARTEKDGAREADRLRREVLRLSGELEKARRDRAAAVSATSNTAGRMQALATATLADLRAMEERHSDEDVLTDLLHLDHRTAQAGRLADSIAVLTGARSGRRWARPIAMESILRGAMGRIGGYRRVRVHSVSEVAVAGHAAEGVMHALAELLDNATNFSPPTAEVHVYVEEVPAGVIVSVEDSGLVMGDVQLRRAEKAVTGDVSGLGGLTGTRLGLTVVGRLARKYGLKVSFRPSARGGTGVLMLVPQEILTSPAPTAPPAPAPAPEPERPAAPVREVPAPPAEEVGGLPKRRRGRTLAEAERSRSGSRDDTARPAPGADEARVRAARFSSFRNAVRPGTTPEGDAPHTRAGEPRDGGPADTPAVSHPRNEPHTHLEGDTTS